One region of Catenuloplanes indicus genomic DNA includes:
- a CDS encoding winged helix-turn-helix domain-containing protein, which produces MDDLSLAQARRVTLAAQGFTDPAPAGAVTARHLRRVLGRVGLLQIDSVNVLQRAHYLPMYSRLGPYPTDLLDRASARRPRTLFEYWGHEASLIPVELQPALRWRMAEAHTSAWGGMRRIAQEQPGLVSWVLDEVRARGPLTAAEIEHDAPRETGNWGWNWSVVKRALEWLFWSGEVTSAGRNSAFARLYDLPERVLPAAVIDAPTPPVEDAHRRLVEISARALGVAAEPELRDYFRLPVAGARRAIAELAEAGTLRPVRVEGWSKPAYLHADARLPRRVRASTLVSPFDPMVWERARAERLFGFTYRIEIYVPAAQRLYGYYVLPFLHGDRFAARVDLKADRRAGVLRVPAAWREPHAAEPETAHALAAELRRLAAWLGLTSVAPPERGDLAPALASALATTPDAEPVASAAGP; this is translated from the coding sequence ATGGACGATCTCTCGCTCGCCCAGGCCCGGCGCGTCACGCTGGCCGCACAGGGCTTCACCGACCCCGCGCCGGCCGGGGCGGTCACGGCACGGCACCTGCGGCGCGTGCTGGGCCGGGTCGGCCTGCTGCAGATCGACTCCGTCAACGTGCTGCAGCGCGCGCACTACCTGCCGATGTACAGCCGGCTCGGGCCGTACCCGACGGACCTGCTGGACCGCGCGTCCGCCCGGCGCCCGCGCACCCTGTTCGAGTACTGGGGGCACGAGGCGTCGCTGATCCCGGTCGAGCTGCAGCCCGCGCTGCGCTGGCGGATGGCGGAGGCGCACACGTCCGCCTGGGGCGGCATGCGGCGCATCGCGCAGGAACAGCCCGGCCTCGTCTCCTGGGTGCTCGACGAGGTGCGTGCCCGCGGCCCGCTGACCGCGGCCGAGATCGAGCACGACGCGCCGCGCGAGACCGGCAACTGGGGGTGGAACTGGTCGGTCGTCAAGCGCGCGCTGGAGTGGCTGTTCTGGTCCGGCGAGGTCACCTCGGCCGGCCGCAACTCCGCCTTCGCCCGCCTCTACGACCTGCCCGAGCGCGTGCTGCCCGCCGCGGTGATCGACGCGCCGACACCCCCGGTCGAGGACGCGCACCGCCGGCTGGTCGAGATCTCCGCCCGTGCGCTCGGCGTCGCCGCGGAACCCGAACTGCGCGACTACTTCCGCCTCCCGGTCGCCGGCGCCCGCCGCGCGATCGCGGAGCTGGCCGAGGCCGGCACGCTCCGCCCGGTCCGGGTCGAGGGCTGGAGCAAGCCGGCCTACCTGCACGCGGACGCGCGACTGCCGCGCCGGGTGCGGGCCAGCACGCTGGTCAGCCCGTTCGACCCGATGGTCTGGGAGCGGGCCCGAGCCGAACGGCTGTTCGGCTTCACCTACCGGATCGAGATCTACGTGCCCGCGGCGCAGCGCCTCTACGGCTACTACGTGCTGCCGTTCCTGCACGGCGACCGGTTCGCCGCCCGCGTCGACCTGAAGGCCGACCGCCGGGCCGGCGTGCTCCGCGTGCCCGCGGCCTGGCGCGAGCCACACGCGGCCGAGCCGGAGACCGCACACGCGCTCGCGGCCGAACTGCGCCGCCTCGCCGCCTGGCTGGGCCTGACGTCGGTCGCACCACCGGAGCGCGGCGACCTGGCACCCGCGCTCGCCTCCGCCCTGGCCACCACACCCGACGCCGAGCCGGTAGCGTCCGCCGCCGGTCCTTGA
- a CDS encoding DUF2752 domain-containing protein, with protein MSGEPSQADSRSVDTASPHPADGTGVAAQTAPGGTHPPQQPATDAAYPAYQPNVEGTYPIYRPGPDGTYPSYPVYPPGYVPPQPDRLTRLVTRVHARTPRWLAPLAVFGCVSAAAGYVLWADPAAADANATPTCIVKYLTGFDCPGCGGTRAVWFMMHGDIANAARHHAVLLFATPFVAYLYLAWAGKALFGWRLPSWEPSSRSLIWFLAAWGIFSVVRNLPWEPFTWFFV; from the coding sequence ATGAGCGGCGAGCCGTCGCAGGCGGATTCGAGGTCCGTGGACACCGCGTCGCCGCACCCGGCCGACGGCACCGGCGTGGCCGCGCAGACCGCGCCGGGCGGAACACACCCGCCCCAGCAGCCGGCCACGGACGCGGCCTATCCGGCGTACCAGCCGAACGTCGAGGGAACTTATCCGATATATCGCCCCGGTCCTGACGGAACATATCCGTCGTATCCGGTCTATCCACCGGGATACGTGCCACCTCAGCCGGACCGGCTCACCCGGCTCGTCACCCGGGTCCACGCGCGCACCCCGCGCTGGCTGGCACCGCTCGCCGTGTTCGGCTGTGTCTCCGCCGCCGCCGGTTACGTGCTCTGGGCCGACCCGGCCGCCGCCGACGCGAACGCGACGCCGACCTGCATCGTGAAGTACCTGACCGGCTTCGACTGCCCCGGCTGCGGCGGTACCCGCGCGGTCTGGTTCATGATGCACGGCGACATCGCGAACGCCGCCCGCCACCACGCGGTGCTGCTGTTCGCCACCCCGTTCGTCGCCTACCTCTACCTCGCCTGGGCCGGCAAGGCCCTGTTCGGCTGGCGCCTTCCCAGCTGGGAGCCGTCCTCCCGGTCGCTGATCTGGTTCCTGGCTGCCTGGGGCATCTTCTCGGTGGTCCGAAACCTCCCGTGGGAACCCTTCACCTGGTTCTTCGTTTGA
- the thyX gene encoding FAD-dependent thymidylate synthase produces MVPQQVQLIAWTQFQAPEGVAWSTDAEGGQALAEFAGRACYQSWKKPNPKTATNAGYLEHILETGHFSVLEHGSVSFYFSGISRSLTHELIRHRHFSYSQLSQRYVPERDAAFVEPDVIAGDPELHAMFAKAADASLAAYTELLEGLEAKFADVESPTLRRKQARQAARAILPNATETRIVVTGNYRAWRHFIALRATEAADVEIRELAVECLRQLTEKAPNVFGDFTISTLPDGTEIAHSPHAERS; encoded by the coding sequence ATCGTGCCGCAGCAGGTGCAGTTGATCGCGTGGACGCAGTTCCAGGCGCCGGAGGGCGTGGCGTGGTCGACGGACGCCGAGGGCGGGCAGGCGCTCGCCGAGTTCGCGGGCCGCGCCTGCTACCAGTCGTGGAAGAAGCCGAACCCGAAGACCGCCACGAACGCGGGCTACCTGGAGCACATCCTGGAGACCGGGCACTTCAGCGTGCTGGAGCACGGCTCGGTCAGCTTCTACTTCTCCGGCATCTCCCGGTCGCTGACGCACGAGCTGATCCGGCACCGGCACTTCTCCTACTCGCAGCTCTCCCAGCGGTACGTGCCGGAGCGCGACGCGGCGTTCGTCGAGCCGGACGTGATCGCGGGCGACCCGGAGCTGCACGCCATGTTCGCCAAGGCGGCGGACGCGAGCCTCGCGGCGTACACCGAGCTGCTGGAGGGCCTGGAGGCCAAGTTCGCCGACGTGGAGAGCCCGACGCTGCGCCGCAAGCAGGCCCGCCAGGCCGCCCGCGCGATCCTGCCGAACGCGACCGAGACCCGCATCGTGGTGACCGGCAACTACCGCGCGTGGCGGCACTTCATCGCGCTGCGCGCCACCGAGGCGGCCGACGTGGAGATCCGCGAGCTGGCCGTCGAGTGCCTGCGCCAGCTGACCGAGAAGGCGCCGAACGTGTTCGGTGACTTCACGATCAGCACGCTGCCGGACGGCACCGAGATCGCGCACAGCCCGCACGCCGAGCGGTCCTGA
- the dapA gene encoding 4-hydroxy-tetrahydrodipicolinate synthase, whose product MTHDHGAARRPFGRVITAMVTPFRPDGSLDADGAQTLAAHLVDVQRNDALVLSGTGGESPTTTEAEKETLIRVVREAVGDRAQIIAGVGTNDTAHTVELARAAEKAGANGLLVVTPYYNRPPQSGVARHFSTVADATGLPVMLYDIPHRAGIPIATETLLRVAEHPNIVAVKDAKGDLAATSEVLARTDLAYYSGEDAATLPWLSIGAAGVVGTSTHFVGAQTLELITAFERGDVAGALRLHRQLLPIYTGIFRTAGTILVKAGLNAQGLPAGPVRSPLVDATEDETAQLRADCLAAGVELAA is encoded by the coding sequence ATGACGCACGACCACGGCGCCGCCCGGCGGCCCTTCGGACGAGTTATCACGGCCATGGTGACGCCGTTCCGCCCGGACGGCTCGCTCGACGCGGACGGCGCGCAGACGCTCGCGGCGCACCTGGTCGATGTGCAGCGCAACGACGCCCTGGTGCTCAGCGGCACCGGCGGCGAGTCGCCGACCACCACCGAGGCGGAGAAGGAGACGCTGATCCGCGTCGTCCGCGAGGCGGTCGGCGACCGGGCGCAGATCATCGCCGGGGTCGGCACGAACGACACCGCGCACACCGTGGAGCTGGCCCGCGCCGCCGAGAAGGCCGGGGCGAACGGTCTGCTGGTCGTCACGCCGTACTACAACCGCCCGCCGCAGTCCGGCGTCGCCCGGCACTTCAGCACCGTTGCGGACGCGACCGGCCTGCCGGTGATGCTCTACGACATCCCGCACCGGGCGGGCATACCGATCGCGACCGAGACGCTGCTCCGGGTCGCCGAGCACCCGAACATCGTGGCCGTGAAGGACGCGAAGGGTGACCTGGCCGCGACGTCCGAGGTGCTGGCCCGGACGGACCTGGCGTACTACAGCGGTGAGGACGCCGCGACGCTGCCCTGGCTGTCGATCGGCGCGGCCGGCGTGGTCGGCACGTCCACCCACTTCGTCGGCGCGCAGACGCTGGAGCTCATCACGGCGTTCGAGCGCGGCGACGTGGCCGGGGCGCTCCGCCTGCACCGGCAGCTGCTGCCGATCTACACGGGCATCTTCCGCACCGCGGGCACCATCCTGGTCAAGGCCGGGCTCAACGCCCAGGGCCTGCCGGCCGGGCCGGTGCGATCGCCGTTGGTGGATGCCACCGAGGACGAGACGGCGCAGCTGCGCGCCGATTGCCTGGCCGCCGGCGTGGAGTTGGCGGCATGA
- a CDS encoding ribonuclease J: MTTEQTAVHVPPLAKGALRVIPLGGLGAIGRNMTVFEYDGKLLIVDCGVLFPDVDQPGVDLILPDFSPILDRLADVQAIVLTHGHEDHIGAVPYLLAHKKDIPLVGSQFTLALVEAKLAERRIDPYTLTVKEGRSEKLGPFECEFFAVNHSIPDALAVAIKTPAGTVLHTGDFKMDQLPLDGRITDLAGFARLGAEGVDLLLSDSTNAEIPGFVSPEREIGPVIDSIFAKATGRIIVASFASHVHRVQQVLDSAHEHGRKVAFIGRSMVRNMGIARDLGLLHIPDRLVVGMDEAMNLPPDEIVLMSTGSQGEPMSALGRMATGDHRHVTITPGDTVVLASSLVPGNETSVYRVINRLSRAGATVIHKEVARVHVSGHSPAGELLYLLNVVKPRNLMPVHGEWRHLRAHGRLGIESGIKPEHVVLAEDGDIVDLVGGRARVVGHAGNRYVYVDGLAVGDVGESLLTERKILGDGGFIAATVVVDSVTGKVVGGPAISAKGFSEDPQAFNPVLPLITDGLNRAANDGITDPHQLQQIVRRIVGRWVNEAYRRRPMIVPNVVEV; the protein is encoded by the coding sequence GTGACCACGGAACAGACCGCCGTGCACGTTCCGCCGCTGGCCAAGGGCGCCCTCCGGGTGATTCCGCTGGGTGGGCTGGGCGCCATCGGCCGGAACATGACCGTCTTCGAGTACGACGGAAAACTGCTCATAGTCGACTGCGGGGTGCTCTTCCCCGACGTGGACCAGCCCGGCGTCGACCTGATCCTGCCGGACTTCTCCCCGATCCTGGACCGGCTCGCCGACGTGCAGGCGATCGTGCTCACCCACGGGCACGAGGACCACATCGGCGCCGTGCCGTACCTGCTCGCCCACAAGAAGGACATCCCGCTCGTCGGGTCCCAGTTCACGCTGGCCCTGGTCGAGGCGAAGCTGGCCGAGCGGCGGATCGACCCGTACACGCTGACCGTCAAGGAGGGCCGGAGCGAGAAGCTCGGGCCGTTCGAGTGCGAGTTCTTCGCGGTCAACCACTCGATCCCGGACGCGCTCGCGGTCGCGATCAAGACGCCGGCCGGCACCGTGCTGCACACCGGCGACTTCAAGATGGACCAGCTGCCGCTGGACGGGCGGATCACCGACCTGGCCGGGTTCGCGCGGCTCGGCGCCGAGGGCGTCGACCTGCTGCTCTCCGACTCGACGAACGCGGAGATCCCGGGCTTCGTCTCCCCGGAGCGGGAGATCGGCCCGGTCATCGACTCGATCTTCGCCAAGGCGACCGGCCGGATCATCGTGGCCAGCTTCGCCTCGCACGTGCACCGCGTGCAGCAGGTGCTGGACTCCGCGCACGAGCACGGCCGTAAGGTCGCGTTCATCGGCCGCTCGATGGTGCGCAACATGGGGATCGCCCGCGACCTCGGCCTGCTGCACATCCCGGACCGGCTGGTCGTCGGCATGGACGAGGCGATGAACCTGCCGCCGGACGAGATCGTGCTGATGTCGACCGGTTCGCAGGGCGAGCCGATGAGCGCGCTCGGCCGGATGGCCACCGGCGACCACCGGCACGTCACGATCACGCCCGGGGACACCGTGGTGCTGGCCAGCTCGCTGGTCCCGGGCAACGAGACCTCGGTCTACCGGGTGATCAACCGGCTGTCCCGGGCCGGCGCGACCGTGATCCACAAGGAGGTCGCGCGCGTCCACGTCTCCGGCCACTCGCCGGCCGGTGAGCTGCTCTACCTGCTCAACGTGGTCAAGCCGCGGAACCTGATGCCGGTGCACGGCGAGTGGCGGCACCTGCGCGCGCACGGCCGGCTCGGCATCGAGTCCGGCATCAAGCCGGAGCACGTGGTGCTGGCCGAGGACGGCGACATCGTGGATCTCGTCGGCGGCCGGGCCCGCGTGGTCGGCCACGCCGGTAACCGCTACGTCTACGTCGACGGCCTCGCGGTCGGCGACGTCGGCGAGTCGCTGCTGACCGAGCGCAAAATCCTCGGGGACGGCGGCTTCATCGCCGCCACCGTGGTGGTCGACTCCGTCACCGGCAAGGTGGTCGGCGGCCCGGCGATCTCGGCGAAGGGCTTCTCCGAGGACCCGCAGGCGTTCAACCCGGTGCTGCCGCTGATCACGGACGGCCTGAATCGGGCCGCGAACGACGGCATCACCGACCCGCACCAGTTGCAACAGATCGTGCGCCGCATCGTCGGCCGCTGGGTGAACGAGGCGTACCGCCGCCGCCCCATGATCGTCCCCAACGTGGTCGAGGTCTGA
- a CDS encoding helix-turn-helix domain-containing protein, translated as MTAQDPPAVARRRVRLALRHARQRRKLTQQQVADALEWSLSKVQRIESGDVSISPTDLRAALALLGVVDPRRVAQLIEDAKASRRQRWWTTAEYREHLSPAMLQLLQFESEATAIRVFQATLIPGVLQTRAYASWIQHFWAGDIPHADMKVRVELRTRRGESLFEVPDPPKYLLILDESVLHREVGGAEVFAEQLEYLLERIRQERVTVRFVPFSDAVKLVMLGSFTILELPDEEDVFLYQEEGWGDSMHHSLATIHRYREIFEQAWEASFPPDVSARLIESCVLRLRTLLDRQRHSA; from the coding sequence ATGACCGCCCAGGACCCACCCGCCGTCGCCCGCCGCCGGGTCCGGCTGGCGCTGCGCCACGCGCGCCAGCGCCGCAAGCTGACACAGCAGCAGGTGGCGGACGCGTTGGAGTGGTCGCTCTCCAAGGTCCAGCGGATCGAGAGCGGCGACGTCAGCATCTCCCCCACGGACCTGCGCGCCGCGCTCGCGTTGCTCGGCGTCGTCGATCCGCGGCGGGTCGCCCAGCTGATCGAGGACGCGAAGGCGTCCCGCCGGCAGCGCTGGTGGACCACGGCCGAGTACCGCGAGCACCTGAGCCCGGCGATGCTGCAACTGCTGCAGTTCGAGTCCGAGGCGACCGCGATCCGGGTGTTCCAGGCGACGCTCATTCCGGGCGTCCTGCAGACGCGTGCCTATGCGAGCTGGATCCAGCATTTCTGGGCCGGTGACATTCCGCATGCGGACATGAAGGTACGCGTCGAACTTCGCACCCGCCGCGGCGAGAGCCTGTTCGAGGTGCCGGACCCGCCGAAATACCTGCTGATCCTGGACGAGTCCGTGCTGCATCGTGAGGTCGGTGGCGCCGAGGTCTTCGCGGAGCAGCTCGAATACCTTCTGGAGAGGATTCGGCAAGAACGCGTCACGGTACGTTTCGTGCCCTTCTCCGACGCGGTCAAGCTGGTGATGCTGGGCTCGTTCACCATCCTCGAGCTGCCGGACGAGGAGGACGTCTTCCTCTATCAGGAGGAGGGCTGGGGCGACTCGATGCATCACTCGCTGGCCACGATCCACCGGTACCGGGAGATCTTCGAACAGGCGTGGGAGGCGAGCTTCCCGCCCGACGTGTCGGCTCGTTTGATTGAAAGTTGTGTGCTGAGGCTCCGGACCCTGCTAGACAGGCAGCGGCACTCTGCCTAG
- a CDS encoding DUF397 domain-containing protein has product MESAAQWHKSTYCDTASCVEVADLSQGVVGLRDGKNPSGPVLRFSAAEWHAFLDMLKLKNMV; this is encoded by the coding sequence ATGGAATCAGCTGCACAATGGCACAAAAGCACCTATTGCGACACCGCATCGTGTGTCGAGGTCGCTGATCTATCGCAAGGTGTGGTCGGTCTGCGCGACGGGAAGAATCCGTCCGGGCCGGTCCTGCGTTTTTCCGCCGCCGAATGGCATGCGTTTCTCGATATGCTCAAGCTAAAGAATATGGTCTGA
- a CDS encoding DUF397 domain-containing protein, translating to MTWRRSTRCDTSSCVEVARGNSGARVRSSVDPAGPVLIFSAEAWRALLEKIHRSADRDQASVVRVSGPHGSTKGR from the coding sequence ATGACCTGGCGGCGGAGCACTCGATGCGACACCAGTTCCTGCGTGGAGGTCGCGCGTGGGAATTCCGGAGCGAGAGTCCGGAGCAGTGTGGATCCGGCCGGTCCGGTGCTGATCTTCTCGGCGGAGGCGTGGCGCGCGCTCCTCGAAAAGATCCACCGTTCTGCTGACCGGGATCAAGCGTCCGTGGTACGCGTTTCGGGCCCGCACGGTTCAACGAAAGGCCGGTGA
- a CDS encoding S1 family peptidase gives MNRRRALTTAAVIVTAGAAVALTFPAFAGTGGRERPDGAAAERPLAGPEVLAALSRDFGLTTEQATDRLAAEREAAAAVRTVKAEAGAAWAGAWLNDAADTLTIAVTDQALADDIRAAGAEPKIVPHSSAALEQVKATLDTNADEAAESIPGWYVDAAANTVVVLARTDVPDAEAAAAEFAEASGVDPATVRVEASQEAPKPLFDIVGGDAYTLGNARCSIGFAVTGGFVTAGHCGQAGADTRGVNNAPQGEFAVSSFPQDDFAVVRTNADWTPTASVNDYNGGVLPVAGAEVAPVGASVCRSGSTTGLHCGEVQALNATVNYAEGTVTGLTRTSVCAEPGDSGGAFIAGDQAQGVTSGGSGDCTRGGVTFFQPVAEILERNNLTLVTTGDAGTPPATEPPATEPPATEPPAEADCAAEGGVRREGTITRPGQRRDAVRFRAPAGTHAACLTAPAGADFDLYLQQQVNGGRWVTVARAATGSGTETLTFEGAAGNYRYRVASASGTGDFGLQFAVN, from the coding sequence ATGAACCGACGACGAGCACTCACCACGGCTGCCGTCATCGTTACCGCGGGCGCCGCAGTCGCGCTGACCTTCCCCGCGTTCGCCGGCACCGGCGGCCGGGAACGGCCGGACGGCGCCGCCGCCGAGCGCCCGCTCGCCGGGCCCGAGGTGCTCGCCGCGCTCTCCCGCGACTTCGGCCTGACCACCGAGCAGGCCACCGACCGGCTCGCCGCCGAGCGCGAGGCCGCCGCGGCGGTGCGCACCGTCAAGGCCGAAGCCGGTGCCGCCTGGGCCGGTGCCTGGCTGAACGACGCCGCGGACACGCTCACCATCGCGGTGACCGACCAGGCGCTGGCCGACGACATCCGGGCGGCCGGCGCCGAGCCGAAGATCGTGCCGCACAGCTCGGCCGCGTTGGAGCAGGTCAAGGCCACGCTGGACACGAACGCGGACGAGGCCGCCGAGTCCATCCCCGGCTGGTACGTCGACGCGGCCGCCAACACCGTGGTCGTGCTGGCCCGCACGGACGTCCCGGACGCGGAGGCGGCCGCGGCGGAGTTCGCCGAGGCCAGCGGTGTGGATCCGGCGACGGTACGGGTGGAGGCCAGCCAGGAGGCGCCGAAGCCGCTCTTCGACATCGTCGGCGGCGACGCGTACACGCTCGGCAACGCGCGCTGCTCGATCGGCTTCGCGGTGACCGGCGGCTTCGTCACGGCCGGTCACTGCGGTCAGGCCGGTGCGGACACCCGCGGCGTCAACAACGCGCCGCAGGGCGAGTTCGCGGTCTCCTCGTTCCCGCAGGACGACTTCGCGGTGGTGCGGACGAACGCGGACTGGACGCCGACCGCGTCGGTCAACGACTACAACGGCGGCGTGCTGCCGGTCGCGGGCGCCGAGGTCGCGCCGGTCGGCGCGTCCGTCTGCCGCTCCGGCTCCACCACCGGCCTGCACTGCGGCGAGGTCCAGGCGCTGAACGCCACGGTCAACTACGCCGAGGGCACGGTCACCGGCCTCACCCGGACCAGCGTCTGCGCCGAACCCGGCGACTCCGGCGGCGCGTTCATCGCCGGCGACCAGGCGCAGGGCGTCACGTCCGGCGGTTCCGGTGACTGCACCCGCGGCGGCGTCACGTTCTTCCAGCCGGTCGCCGAGATCCTGGAGCGGAACAACCTGACGCTGGTCACCACGGGCGACGCCGGCACGCCGCCGGCCACCGAGCCTCCCGCCACCGAGCCTCCCGCCACCGAGCCTCCGGCGGAGGCCGACTGCGCGGCCGAGGGCGGCGTGCGGCGCGAGGGCACCATCACCCGGCCCGGTCAGCGCCGCGACGCGGTGCGCTTCCGGGCCCCGGCCGGCACGCATGCGGCCTGCCTGACCGCGCCCGCGGGTGCGGACTTCGACCTCTACCTGCAGCAGCAGGTGAACGGCGGCCGCTGGGTGACCGTCGCCCGCGCGGCCACCGGCTCCGGCACCGAGACGCTCACGTTCGAGGGCGCAGCCGGCAACTACCGCTACCGGGTCGCCTCCGCCTCCGGCACCGGCGACTTCGGTCTCCAGTTCGCGGTGAACTAG
- a CDS encoding DUF2784 domain-containing protein, translated as MGYEALVVVALVLHAGFLAYLAVGGYLAWWWPRTIWLHLITAAWGVTVVAASLTCPLTTLERWARAGAGQSVPDAGFIDRYLTGVIYPEDHLWTARIVLGVVVVVSWTGFVMRWRRRRAQQRASISGQAATYR; from the coding sequence GTGGGCTATGAGGCGCTGGTCGTGGTCGCTCTGGTGCTGCACGCGGGCTTCCTGGCGTACCTTGCGGTGGGGGGTTATCTCGCGTGGTGGTGGCCGCGGACGATCTGGCTGCACCTGATCACGGCGGCGTGGGGAGTGACCGTGGTCGCGGCGTCGCTGACCTGCCCGCTGACCACTCTGGAGCGCTGGGCGCGGGCGGGCGCCGGTCAGTCCGTCCCGGATGCCGGGTTCATCGACCGCTACCTGACCGGGGTGATCTACCCGGAGGATCACCTGTGGACGGCCCGGATCGTGCTGGGGGTCGTCGTCGTTGTCTCCTGGACCGGGTTCGTGATGCGGTGGCGGCGCCGGCGGGCGCAGCAGCGAGCGAGCATTTCGGGGCAAGCCGCGACATATCGGTGA